A stretch of Geobacter sp. DNA encodes these proteins:
- the rnr gene encoding ribonuclease R produces MRVTREELLRIIGEQGEGIVLRELLRLCKIDRTERQGFRHLLSRLVDSGELAVMRGQRYILAGRTAAVTGRLSMHRDGYGFVTLQDGGSDIFIPARALRDNMHGDLVEVSVSPAAHGERREGRIVRTLERGQQTIVGRYESARNVGRVIADDPRISQAIVIPAGAAGKAQNGQVVVVGLTSYPTERRPAMGRVQEVLGWPDDPNVEVLTVVRKYELPSEFPHDALAEAKKVARLTDADLAGRTDLRGLTVVTIDGETARDFDDAVSVQREQHGDIRLWVSIADVSHYVRPGSALDREAYLRGTSVYFPDRCLPMLPETLSNGICSLNPREDRLTLTAELLFDGAGVRKEALFYPSIIRSSARLTYTQVAQVLDERNPQVISELGGITDDLAVMEELARRLMARRHERGSIDFDLPEPEIVIDLTTGDTLSIVRSVRTIAHRVIEEFMLAANEAVAGHLEGNQIPSLYRIHEPPAPERVLAFAELAAGFGHNLDVSEGKVTGSQLQVLLEAALGRPEELMLNRVLLRSMKQARYAAENLGHFGLAAQTYTHFTSPIRRYPDLVVHRILKGQLAGTLSLVEQERLAGALPEIGMHTSRRERVAMEAERELVELKRLQFMVDRIGEAFDGFIIGVTGSGLFVELGEFFVEGMIPVTSLQDDYYVYLDKQHSLIGSNTRRLFRIGDRVRVMVVAVSIDRRQIEFSLQEHTPVQQTDAGWEMEIPKPRRPVGRRPTGNRSGGERKQAGGGGPKGKNGGRRKGGKRR; encoded by the coding sequence ATGCGGGTCACCCGAGAAGAACTGCTCAGGATTATTGGCGAGCAGGGTGAAGGTATAGTATTGCGTGAACTGCTCCGACTTTGCAAAATTGACCGGACCGAACGCCAGGGATTCAGGCATCTGCTGTCGCGGCTGGTGGATAGTGGCGAGCTGGCCGTGATGCGTGGTCAACGTTATATCCTGGCCGGCCGAACGGCAGCGGTTACCGGCCGGCTTTCCATGCATCGAGACGGTTACGGCTTTGTCACTCTTCAGGATGGCGGGTCCGATATCTTCATCCCTGCCCGGGCCTTACGAGACAATATGCATGGAGATCTCGTCGAAGTGAGCGTGAGTCCGGCAGCCCATGGGGAGCGGCGGGAGGGGAGGATCGTCCGGACTCTGGAACGGGGCCAGCAGACAATCGTCGGCCGCTATGAGTCGGCGCGCAATGTCGGCCGGGTGATTGCGGACGATCCGCGCATCTCCCAAGCCATTGTGATCCCTGCAGGTGCCGCTGGCAAGGCGCAGAACGGACAGGTGGTAGTGGTCGGCCTGACCTCGTACCCCACGGAGCGGCGTCCTGCCATGGGGCGGGTGCAGGAGGTGCTGGGATGGCCCGATGATCCCAACGTAGAGGTACTGACGGTCGTTCGCAAATATGAGCTGCCGTCCGAATTCCCTCACGATGCACTGGCAGAGGCAAAGAAAGTGGCCCGGCTCACCGATGCCGATCTGGCAGGGCGCACCGATCTGCGCGGGCTGACGGTGGTTACCATTGATGGTGAAACAGCGCGGGATTTCGACGATGCGGTCTCGGTGCAGCGAGAACAGCATGGCGATATCCGGCTCTGGGTTTCCATCGCCGATGTCTCCCATTACGTCAGGCCCGGTTCGGCGCTGGACCGCGAGGCTTATCTGCGCGGGACTTCGGTCTATTTCCCGGATCGTTGTCTTCCCATGTTGCCCGAAACCCTTTCCAACGGCATCTGTTCGTTGAACCCACGGGAGGATCGTCTGACCCTGACCGCGGAACTCCTGTTCGACGGCGCCGGTGTCCGGAAAGAGGCCCTCTTCTACCCGAGCATCATCCGTAGCTCTGCCAGGCTTACCTACACCCAGGTCGCCCAGGTTCTCGATGAGCGCAATCCGCAGGTGATCAGTGAGCTTGGCGGAATCACGGACGACCTGGCAGTCATGGAAGAACTGGCGCGTCGACTGATGGCCCGTCGTCACGAACGGGGCAGCATCGACTTCGACCTTCCCGAGCCCGAGATCGTCATCGACCTGACCACCGGCGATACCCTTTCCATTGTACGGTCGGTCCGGACAATCGCCCACCGTGTAATCGAAGAGTTCATGCTGGCAGCCAATGAAGCGGTTGCAGGTCATCTTGAAGGGAATCAGATCCCTTCCCTGTATCGCATCCATGAGCCTCCTGCGCCAGAGCGGGTTCTCGCCTTTGCCGAACTGGCAGCTGGTTTCGGCCATAACCTGGACGTCTCGGAGGGGAAGGTGACAGGTTCTCAGCTGCAGGTGCTTCTGGAAGCGGCGCTCGGTCGTCCAGAAGAGCTGATGCTCAACCGGGTGCTGCTCCGGAGCATGAAACAGGCCCGTTATGCTGCGGAAAACCTGGGACACTTCGGCCTGGCAGCCCAGACCTATACCCATTTTACCTCTCCGATCCGTCGTTATCCCGATCTTGTGGTGCACCGGATTCTCAAGGGGCAGCTTGCCGGGACGCTTTCTCTTGTGGAACAGGAGCGTTTGGCCGGGGCACTTCCCGAAATCGGGATGCACACCAGTCGCCGTGAACGGGTTGCCATGGAGGCGGAGCGCGAACTCGTCGAACTGAAACGGCTTCAGTTCATGGTGGATCGTATTGGCGAAGCGTTTGACGGATTCATCATCGGAGTTACCGGGAGCGGGCTCTTTGTGGAATTGGGAGAGTTTTTCGTCGAGGGGATGATCCCGGTTACAAGCCTGCAAGATGACTATTATGTCTATCTTGATAAGCAGCACTCTCTGATCGGTTCCAATACGCGACGACTCTTCCGCATTGGCGACCGGGTCAGGGTCATGGTCGTGGCTGTCAGCATTGATCGGCGGCAGATCGAGTTTTCGCTGCAGGAGCATACCCCGGTGCAACAGACCGATGCGGGATGGGAGATGGAAATTCCCAAGCCTCGACGACCGGTCGGGAGACGTCCCACGGGCAATCGCTCCGGGGGTGAACGGAAGCAGGCTGGGGGCGGAGGGCCGAAGGGAAAAAACGGGGGGCGCCGCAAAGGGGGCAAGCGCCGTTGA